From the Dehalococcoidia bacterium genome, one window contains:
- a CDS encoding Gfo/Idh/MocA family oxidoreductase yields the protein MTAPLNAAVIGLGSMGLNHARVYREIDGVELTSVADIDPARLRLVPGPRRYEDYRRLLAEESVDLLSVCVPTRLHREVALAAIERGVATLIEKPIAAGLDEGREIARAALEAGVPLMIGHVERFNPAVLELRRRLRAGELGRVFQVHARRTGPFPKRVRDVGVVLDLAPHDIDVMRFLLDSDVARLYAETEQRISTEHEDMLCGLLRFQNGVVGLLDVNWLTPVKVRQLAVLGERGLFTLDYLKQELRFFAGRAELPEGASPPGIEEAEAELVPVEKREPLRVELEAFAGAVRRGDPPPVGPDEGLAALDIAYRLVESARAHRPIDCVRNREAAP from the coding sequence TTGACAGCGCCGCTCAACGCCGCTGTCATCGGACTGGGCTCGATGGGCCTGAACCACGCCCGCGTCTACCGCGAGATCGACGGCGTGGAGCTTACCTCCGTCGCCGACATCGATCCCGCGCGATTGCGCCTCGTGCCGGGCCCTCGCCGGTACGAGGACTACCGCCGCCTGCTCGCCGAGGAGAGCGTCGACCTCCTCTCCGTGTGCGTGCCCACGCGCCTCCACCGCGAGGTAGCCCTCGCCGCTATCGAGCGGGGCGTCGCCACGCTTATCGAGAAGCCGATAGCGGCCGGTCTCGATGAAGGACGAGAGATCGCGCGCGCCGCGCTCGAGGCGGGCGTGCCCCTCATGATCGGCCACGTCGAGCGGTTCAACCCGGCGGTGCTGGAGCTGAGGCGGCGCCTGCGGGCGGGCGAACTCGGGCGCGTCTTTCAGGTCCACGCCCGGCGCACCGGCCCCTTCCCGAAGAGGGTACGCGACGTCGGCGTCGTCCTCGACCTCGCGCCCCACGATATCGATGTCATGCGCTTCCTGCTCGACTCGGATGTGGCCCGCCTGTATGCGGAAACGGAGCAACGCATCAGCACCGAGCACGAGGACATGCTCTGCGGCCTGCTGCGCTTTCAGAACGGCGTCGTTGGCCTGCTCGATGTCAACTGGCTGACGCCCGTCAAGGTGAGGCAGCTTGCCGTCCTGGGAGAGAGAGGGCTGTTCACACTCGATTACCTGAAGCAGGAGCTGCGCTTCTTCGCCGGGCGGGCGGAGCTTCCGGAGGGCGCGTCGCCGCCGGGCATCGAAGAAGCAGAGGCGGAGCTGGTTCCGGTGGAGAAACGCGAGCCGCTGCGGGTGGAGCTGGAAGCGTTCGCCGGCGCCGTACGGAGAGGCGACCCGCCGCCCGTCGGGCCCGACGAGGGGCTGGCCGCCCTCGACATCGCTTACCGCCTCGTCGAGTCCGCGCGCGCGCACCGGCCCATCGACTGCGTCCGTAATAGAGAGGCCGCGCCGTGA
- a CDS encoding nucleotide sugar dehydrogenase: MSEDLSPAAVIGLGRIGLPLAAQFASKGLPVAGCDIDAALVARVAAGACPYEDEDGLEPLLKTAHDAGLFSATTDTAATVAESAVIVIIVPVGLTAEQRPDFSALDAAARAIAPRLRRGSLVVLETTVPVGTTRRRLGPLLEAGGLKAGRDFALAYSPERVYVGRVLADLRRYPKIVGGIDAESTRRAVTFYQRALDATVTPVASCETAEFVKLAETTYRDVNIALANELARAADDLGVDVTEAIAAANSQPFSHIHQPGVGVGGHCIPVYPRFLLENAPAMSLPRTARETNDGMAGYAAEKLSRALGGLSGKTVLILGLSYRPNVKEAAYSSTFALARELSAAGARVLVHDPYFSDAEVRALGLQPPPAFPPPQVDAVVVQALHDQYRGLDPASFRGCSVVLDGRNALRREPIEAAGLRYLGIGR, encoded by the coding sequence GTGAGCGAAGACCTGTCGCCGGCGGCCGTCATCGGGCTGGGACGCATCGGGCTGCCCCTGGCCGCGCAGTTCGCGTCGAAGGGGCTGCCCGTTGCCGGCTGCGACATCGACGCGGCGCTCGTGGCGCGGGTGGCGGCCGGCGCCTGCCCGTACGAAGACGAGGACGGGCTGGAGCCACTGCTGAAGACGGCCCACGACGCGGGTCTCTTCTCGGCGACGACCGATACGGCGGCAACGGTGGCGGAGAGCGCCGTTATCGTAATCATAGTCCCCGTCGGGCTGACGGCGGAGCAGCGCCCCGACTTCAGCGCCCTCGACGCCGCCGCCCGCGCCATCGCCCCCCGGCTCCGACGCGGTTCCCTCGTAGTCCTGGAGACGACCGTTCCCGTGGGTACCACGCGGCGGCGCCTCGGCCCGCTGCTGGAAGCGGGCGGCCTGAAAGCGGGGCGCGACTTCGCCCTCGCTTACAGCCCCGAGCGCGTCTACGTCGGGCGCGTCCTCGCCGACCTCCGGCGCTACCCCAAGATCGTGGGCGGGATCGATGCGGAGAGCACACGAAGGGCCGTCACGTTCTATCAGCGGGCCCTCGACGCCACGGTGACGCCCGTCGCCTCCTGCGAGACGGCCGAGTTCGTGAAGCTGGCGGAGACCACCTACCGCGACGTCAACATCGCCCTCGCCAACGAGCTGGCGCGCGCAGCCGACGACCTCGGCGTCGACGTGACGGAGGCGATAGCGGCCGCCAACTCACAACCGTTCTCGCACATCCACCAGCCCGGCGTCGGCGTGGGCGGACACTGCATCCCCGTCTACCCGCGCTTTCTGCTCGAGAACGCGCCCGCCATGTCGTTGCCGCGGACGGCGCGGGAGACGAACGACGGCATGGCCGGCTACGCGGCGGAAAAGCTCTCGCGGGCGCTCGGCGGTCTTTCCGGCAAGACCGTCCTTATTCTCGGCCTCTCCTACCGTCCCAACGTCAAGGAAGCCGCCTACTCAAGCACGTTCGCACTGGCGCGCGAGCTCTCCGCTGCCGGCGCGCGCGTCCTTGTCCACGATCCTTACTTCAGCGATGCGGAGGTGCGCGCGCTCGGCCTCCAGCCGCCGCCCGCCTTCCCGCCGCCGCAGGTCGACGCGGTGGTTGTCCAGGCGCTCCACGACCAGTACCGCGGCCTCGATCCGGCATCGTTCCGGGGCTGCTCGGTAGTGCTGGACGGGCGCAACGCGCTTCGAAGGGAGCCAATCGAGGCGGCGGGACTGCGCTACCTGGGCATCGGCAGGTGA